From the genome of Pirellulales bacterium, one region includes:
- a CDS encoding DUF1501 domain-containing protein, whose protein sequence is MFDVALNPRVYRRCDGLGRRDFLRVGGLSVLGLSLSQLLKSEASAAAIHSSAAKARSVILVFLGGGISHHDSFDMKPDAPAEVRGQFRPSATNVPGTMICEHLPRMARIMDRVALVRSGAHQNNNHEIATNWVLSGRFGSGFGDFPAMGAVVSHEKGFTGVLPPYVAVPQNPSFSWELGKSAFLGGRYESFKTGDPNAANFRVRDISPGEPISARRLERRQSLLAAVDGLARQVHGSDQIATYDEFRGRAASMILSPETQRAFGIDDERPELRDRYGRTTFGQSCLLARRLIEHDVRFVTINAAGWDHHAKIFQHLEKKLPEFDQGLSALIEDMTSRGLLDQTLVVVFGEFGRTPKINKDVGRDHWEQAASLLFAGAGVQGGKVIGATDKQGAQVTTKPTGPADVAATIYGLLGIDPQKMLTEPDGRQTPILDKGEFIGELFG, encoded by the coding sequence ATGTTCGACGTTGCTTTGAATCCACGCGTTTATCGGCGTTGCGATGGGTTGGGACGTCGGGACTTTTTGCGCGTCGGCGGCCTGAGCGTGCTCGGATTGTCGCTTTCGCAATTGTTGAAGAGCGAGGCGTCGGCCGCGGCAATTCATTCCTCCGCGGCAAAAGCGCGGTCGGTGATCCTGGTGTTCCTCGGCGGCGGCATTTCGCACCACGATAGTTTCGATATGAAACCGGATGCACCGGCCGAAGTTCGCGGCCAGTTTCGCCCCAGCGCCACGAATGTGCCCGGCACGATGATCTGCGAACACCTGCCGCGCATGGCGCGGATCATGGATCGCGTTGCCCTGGTGCGGAGCGGAGCGCATCAGAACAATAATCATGAGATCGCGACGAACTGGGTGCTCTCGGGACGGTTCGGCTCCGGATTCGGCGATTTCCCGGCGATGGGCGCCGTGGTGTCGCACGAAAAAGGATTCACTGGCGTGCTGCCGCCGTATGTCGCGGTGCCGCAAAATCCGTCCTTCAGTTGGGAACTCGGAAAGAGCGCCTTCCTCGGCGGGCGATACGAATCGTTCAAAACCGGCGATCCGAATGCCGCGAATTTCCGCGTTCGCGACATCAGCCCCGGCGAACCGATCTCGGCCCGGCGGCTCGAGCGGCGCCAATCGCTGCTGGCCGCGGTCGACGGCCTGGCCCGGCAAGTTCACGGCAGCGATCAAATCGCCACCTACGACGAGTTCCGCGGCCGGGCCGCATCAATGATCCTCTCGCCCGAGACGCAGCGAGCCTTCGGCATCGACGACGAGCGACCGGAATTGCGCGATCGCTACGGCCGCACCACGTTCGGGCAGAGTTGCCTGTTGGCTCGCCGCCTGATCGAGCACGACGTGCGCTTTGTGACGATCAACGCCGCGGGTTGGGACCATCATGCCAAGATTTTCCAACACTTGGAGAAGAAGCTCCCCGAATTCGACCAGGGCCTGTCCGCGCTGATTGAAGACATGACGTCCCGCGGGCTGCTCGACCAGACGCTCGTGGTCGTGTTCGGCGAATTCGGCCGGACGCCGAAGATCAACAAAGACGTCGGCCGCGACCATTGGGAGCAGGCCGCATCGCTGTTGTTCGCCGGCGCCGGCGTGCAGGGAGGCAAGGTGATCGGGGCAACCGACAAGCAAGGAGCGCAGGTAACCACGAAGCCGACCGGGCCGGCCGATGTCGCGGCAACGATCTACGGTCTGCTGGGAATCGATCCCCAAAAGATGCTCACCGAGCCCGACGGCCGGCAGACGCCGAT